The following proteins are co-located in the Trichomycterus rosablanca isolate fTriRos1 chromosome 14, fTriRos1.hap1, whole genome shotgun sequence genome:
- the LOC134327072 gene encoding integumentary mucin A.1-like, giving the protein MLQQLLLQLQRQQQQKTTASTTTAPETTASTTTASTTTAPETTASTTTASTTIASTTEPSTTISTTAPTTTKTPEQLTTSITAITTTASTTPTQTSTTLPTTTETTTTAKTTSAHPPTTHTTTTTTSTTTTTTTTPTTTTTPTTTTTTTPTTTTTTPTTTTTTPTTTTTTKTTTTTTTAPTPLPTPIATTTTTTTTTRKTTTTTTPTTTTTTKTTTTTTTAPTPLRPPPTLDLVVVIVVVYTPQLADPTSTEFKVLADRFVKMLEWIYKAMYGVRFVKAIVLAFS; this is encoded by the exons ATGCTTCAACAACTACTGCTTCAACTACAGCGCCAGCAACAACAGA AAACCACTGCTTCAACAACTACTGCTCCAGAAACCACTGCTTCAACAACCACTGCTTCAACAACTACTGCTCCAGAAACCACTGCTTCAACAACCACTGCTTCAACAACCATTGCTTCAACTACTGAGCCATCAACAACTATTTCAACTACTGCTCCAACAACAACTAAAACTCCAGAGCAACTAACCACCTCTATTACTGCTATAACAACCACTGCTTCAACTACACCCACTCAGACAAGTACTACTCTTCCTACTACCACAGAAACAACAACCACAGCTAAAACAACTTCAGCACACCCTCCCACAACTCACACAACAACTACTACAACTTCTACCACAACAACTACTACAACAACTCCTACCACCACAACTACtccaacaactactactactacaactccCACCACCACAACAACTACtccaacaactactactacaactccTACCACCACAACAACTACTAAAACCACAACTACTACAACCACAGCACCAACTCCTTTAC ccacacccatcgcTACCACCACAACAACTACAACCACAACTCGCAAAACAACTACTACTACGACTCCTACCACCACAACAACTACTAAAACCACAACTACTACAACCACAGCACCAACTCCTTTACGTCCTCCCCCAACTCTTGACCTAGTGGTTGTTATCGTGGTAGTGTACACGCCACAACTTGCGGACCCCACATCTACAGAATTCAAAGTATTGGCTGACAGATTTGTCAAAATG TTAGAATGGATCTACAAAGCAATGTATGGTGTTCGTTTTGTCAAGGCCATTGTTCTCGCCTTCAG CTAG
- the LOC134327073 gene encoding mucin-2-like yields the protein YIHPNNYCNYNPHTDYYINTYRANYNYRANNHYNYRAHNNYNYRAHNNYNYRANNNFNYRANNYNYRAHKNYNRAHNNYRANNNYNYRTNYNYRANNYNHRANNYNYRANNYNHRANNNYNYRANNHNYRANNPTTETTTTTEPTTTTTETTITTTEPTTTTTTEPTTTTTTEPTTTTTTEPTTTTTEPTTTTTTEPTTTTTEPTTTTTEPTTTTTTEPTTTTNTEPTTTTTTEPTTTTTEPKTTTTTEPTTTTTTEPTTTTTEPTTITTEPTTTTEPTTTTEPTTTTTTTTEPTTTTTTEPTTTTTTEPTTTTTEQTTTTTTEPKTTTTEQTTTEPTTTTTEQTTTTTTEPTTTTTEPTITTTEPTTTTTTEPTTTTTEPTTTTTEPTTTTEPTTTTTEPTTTTTTEPTTTTTTTTTTEPTTTTTTEP from the exons TACATCCACCCCAACAACTACTGCAACTACAACCCCCATACCGACTACTACATCAACACCTACAGAGccaactacaactacagagccaacaaccactacaactacagagcccacaacaactacaactacagagcccacaacaactacaactacagagccaacaacaacttcaactacagagccaacaactacaactacagagccCACAAGAACTACAACAGAGCCCACAACAACTACAGAGCaaacaacaactacaactacagaaccaactacaactacagagccaacaactacaaccacagagccaacaactacaactacagagccaacaactacaaccacagagccaacaacaactacaatTACAGAGCCAACAATcacaactacagagccaacaacc caactacagagacaactacaactacagagccaacaacaacaactacagaGACAACAATcacaactacagagccaacaacaactacaactacagagccaacaacaactacaactacagagccaacaacaactacaactacagagccaactactacaactacagagccaacaacaactacaactacagagccaactactacaactacagagccaactactacaactacagagccaacaactactacaactacagagccaactACTACAACAAAtacagagccaacaacaactacaactacagagccaactactacaactacagagccaaaaacaactacaactacagagccaacaacaactacaactacagagccaacaactacaaccacagagccaaCAACTATAACCACAGAGccaactacaactacagagccaacaacaactacagagccaacaactacaaccac cacaactacagagccaacaacaactacaactacagagccaacaacaactacaacaacagagccaacaactacaactacagagcaaacaacaactacaactacagagccaaaaactacaactacagagcaaACAACAACAGAGccaacaactacaactacagagcaaacaacaactacaactacagagccaacaactacaactacagagccaacaatcacaactacagagccaacaacaactacaactacagagccaacaactacaactacagagccaacaactacaaccacagagccaacaacaactacagagccaacaactacaaccacagagccaacaaccactacaactacagagccaacaactacaacca caacaacaactacaacagagccaacaacaactacaactacagagcca